aagtttaccccgGTATTTTTGCACCTTTGCTGTGTTTTTGCCCTGGTTATACTCTATAGTACATGCACCATGGATGGCTTACCatggatgtttgttttttgtaatatactttaccatacttctcctttccagtgcttacctatgccttACCAAGCACTCACTGTGCTTTGTGCCTTGCCAtacctctgctttacaatgctcacctatgctttattacaccttgctgtgTATTTACTGTAGGACACTTGTATAAGGGGGTACTGTGCCGTTGTGGTCTTACTCCTGATACACAGGCTGTTACTCCTATTAAACAGTATCTCATTGTATGCTCGTTTCCCCTTTTGTTCCTGTGTTGCATGCAGATGTTAATACCATCTTCCAATGAGGAGTCATGCAGGTTACCAGAGCTACAATATGAGTCGCAAGACCTTtgacatatacattatatacattatgAATGCTGGCACTGCATGATTCATTCAAGGTGCTTGTGGCTTACTTAATTACACGATGAGTAGCCTGGATGGTCACACCCACTGAGGATTCTAATACATATGAAACGCCTCTTCCACCTGCTCTATGTAGCATTACAGAAGTATGCAGGCCGTTATTCAGTCCATCTGATATCTAATGTAAGTTCTTATTTGCACTAGCTTTTGTTTAATACATATGTTTTAGCTGCTATGAATAGGCTATACCTTCTTGAGCAGGACAATTACATTCAATTACACTGTAAATTCAGTGCTCTGAGCAGCACAGCATATACTAAAGGATGAATGTAATTATCACTGTTAATAAATAAAGACATATGAGGCAGTATAGAGAgtagggtgttttttttattattcagtgtCAGAACAGAACCCCTCTGTAGTTGTTCTTGACACAACAGTACGTGGTCGGCTCACATTTCCCTGCGAATCATTTTGAGAAGACGATAAGCCCCGGGATCCCAGCGACATTTTGCTTGTTAGTTTGCTTTCTTGCTCGTCCTCTTCTTCATCTTCAGGTTCAGCACCACAAGGCACGAGGGTTTGCATGCTGTACTGGCTCAGAGGCTCCCCAATAATTCCAAAGCTTTCCAAAAAGCACAAAACAACAGGTGCTCAGTTTTACCCCCATGGAGCATCTTTTGGACTGATTAAGTTAATTGCAGTATGTAGAATTTGGAGACCATTGGGGGAGTGGAATTATATGACTTTCTACAAATACGgcataaatacataaaagcaaatactacatgaataaataaataaacaggtaaagCATAATGGCTGTGTTATGATAAATCATGTACtgtataagaaattaaccaatcaCTCTTACGAATTCCAGTACATCACTACATGTGTACAGATGTGCGTAAGCCAAAACGCATTTTGTTAtgttactttttttaaacttacttAGATGATAAAGCAGCAGAGAGTTCATCTACCAGAGCTTCAATGTCACAGCTATCAATGGTTTTGTCTTGGTCTAGTCGGTGGGGTTTGAAGAGATACTGGGATTTCTCTTTCGGGGATGGCAGGAGAGACACAATCACAGGAGACCTCTGGTTAATTATGCTTTTTATTGCTGGTCGTTTTGGATTACGCTTCCTAgaaaacaaataagtaaatagCTTCACATAATTCATATCCGTTGCCCTGGATACAGTACACAATAGCATAACAGATACTCACAAGTGATTTAGCGTGACATTAAACGATTATAGTTGGACGTTTATCAGTTCAGTGATTTTTACATATTTGAAAAGGGTTATTGCTTTCTGATGGCTGAGCGATACTGAATGCTCAACTACAGAACGATGTAGTAAACAGGAAACAATGAACTACATTTTAGTGTGAAATGGAGCTTCAAGTAGATTTGATGTACCTTCTCTCCGGAGGGCAGACCTTGCCTTTTACAGTGCTTTTCTTTTTCGATTGCTCCTCGGAAGCCTGTCTTACTCTGATTGCAGGATTGAAGGTATCCGAACGAAGGAGCCTGCCCACTTCTTCTTGAATCCCTTTCAGATCCTTACGCCTAAATGTCACCCAGGCCACGTAAGCGCAGAAGTTGTACAGGCACTAGCAAACACAGAGAAATGTGCCGTGTGAGAAGCAGAGCTATTGTACTCTAAACTCTatcggctagtttcacagacctcgGTTAGCACTAgttttggactaccttacctaaagtaacattcgTGAGTCCTAGATTAATGCTAATccaggtctgtgaaactagccatttCATTTATTGTGATTTATCATGCTTGCTTATGCATTCACAATGCTTTACTAGACCTATCCAGTAACCTTATGGTTAtaatttgtatataaatatatatctataccttttatttttaaatctactTTATTAAGTTTTGTTGATGTATTCTTTAAGGGAAAGAGTGATTATTGCATCATTTTTTGAACTTATAATAACAAATCATGCTTTATCATTATAGAAACGTGCAACAAATATAAGCACCACTACCTAAGTACAACAAAGCTTTTGTACATACCTCAAACAATTGTCTGTCTTTGTAAGTTGATGACACCCTGCTCCTGTTAACGTAAAAGTAAATATGACAATATTTACTCCCtgatactgtatatttaacataataaatgTGAAGTGACTCTGTTATGGAAACTTCTAAAAcgattatttaaaatatatatatatatatatatatatatataaatattttttatatatagatatagatatagatttgTATTGATGTGTAGTTGTACTTACTTCCCACATGCCATATGGTGCTGCTGAGACATCCCAAGTCCAAGGACAAGAATGGAGTACTTCAAGGCAAGCTGTTTTCTTGCTATTTCGACTTTGGCACATGCTTCAGCTACTGCTTTCCTTTCTGTTACACTTTGTTCACTAAAagaaataacatttgaaaaatatgTTTATCATTATttcatatactgcacacacacacacacacacacacacacacacacacacacacacacacacacacacacacacacacacacacacacatatatatatatatatatatatatatatatatatatatatatatatatacagtatatataatttaaaagttaaattaCAGTCAACATATTTAGTCAATTACTTTTACTGCCTTTAGTCCTACCTCACGCTAGATGTCAGTATTGTAATGCTACATCATTCAAGCTAAATCACTCTTCCTTTTACAGCAAAACAACTTTCACATTTCTAGTACTAATCTACTTACGACATTAGAGGTTTAGGTTTCCTTTCCAAAGCTTCTTTTTCAAAGTAACATGATACATACAGCAGTAGGGCAGACAGAAAGTTATTGAGTTGCTGGCTTCTGTGGAAAATACAGTTTATAATGACTTtgtcaatatactgtacagcctaAGATTACTGATATAAATCAGTAATCAACAAGCAAGATTATTCAGGTATTTAACACATTACTTCAAGGACCAGAGTTCAAGCAAACTGTTTATAAAGAAAATCATATACTGCACACGTACCTCATTACAGTGGTAAAACACATAGGTATGCTAAGGGATTCATTTTCCTGGAGCAAGTTAAACGCCAcacctgaagaaaaaaacaaacaaaaactatacATTTCTACAGACACGCCATAAACAATGCAATTCAGCATTTGATCAAGTTCAGCGTTGCTAGAAATGTAATACAACAAAGAAGAGCCATGGGGTACTGACTCTTAACGTCCTCTACAGTGATGTGCTCCCGCTGCCCTTGCTTTAAGCCAAGTCGAGGGGACCCCCGCATTATCC
The Acipenser ruthenus chromosome 18, fAciRut3.2 maternal haplotype, whole genome shotgun sequence DNA segment above includes these coding regions:
- the LOC117430571 gene encoding protein phosphatase 1 regulatory subunit 36-like — encoded protein: MNGFLRNTERLPIGALVPGRWQWEEETQTLQFFSFSQSIDTKDKRKKKAINFQETGSKRADRLPGSPPVTTRGFGGARIPVDKKMMGNAPGIMRGSPRLGLKQGQREHITVEDVKSVAFNLLQENESLSIPMCFTTVMRSQQLNNFLSALLLYVSCYFEKEALERKPKPLMSEQSVTERKAVAEACAKVEIARKQLALKYSILVLGLGMSQQHHMACGKSRVSSTYKDRQLFECLYNFCAYVAWVTFRRKDLKGIQEEVGRLLRSDTFNPAIRVRQASEEQSKKKSTVKGKVCPPERRKRNPKRPAIKSIINQRSPVIVSLLPSPKEKSQYLFKPHRLDQDKTIDSCDIEALVDELSAALSSNFGIIGEPLSQYSMQTLVPCGAEPEDEEEDEQESKLTSKMSLGSRGLSSSQNDSQGNVSRPRTVVSRTTTEGFCSDTE